A genomic segment from Nicotiana tabacum cultivar K326 chromosome 7, ASM71507v2, whole genome shotgun sequence encodes:
- the LOC107827956 gene encoding inactive beta-amylase 9-like (The RefSeq protein has 1 substitution compared to this genomic sequence): MEVSVIGQVNLGRSDVGCREIGNCSFTKNLNSKISSSVKISKVCVGQNIKWPLKSLNGFSLKASACSQLEPVISEEDSSNRKSKPNDGVKLFVGLPLDAVSSANTVNHARAIAAGLKALKLLGVDGIELPVWWGVVEKEARGKYDWTGYLALTEMIQKLGLNLHVSLCFHASEEPKIPLPEWVSRIGESDPSIFFKDRSGQLYKDCLSFAVTDAPVLDGKTPVQVYREFCESFKDAFSPFMGSTITGISFGLGPEGELRYPSHHNPSKMNNHQGAGEFQCYDEYMLSSLKQYAENSGNPLWGLGGPHDAPGYDQPPMSSNFFKEHGGSWGTTYGDFFLSWYSGQLISHGSKLLSLASETFNDVPISICGKIPLVHSWYRTQSHPSELTAGFYNTVNRDGYEAVIEMLAKHSCQIILPGMDLSDQHQPNESLSSPELLLAQIAASCRKHGVEILGQNSMVANASNGFEQIKNLSGEKEVMSLFTYQRMGADFFSPEHFPSFTQFVRNLNQPELDSDDQPMKQEERAESLAGNNLQKQTA, from the exons ATGGAGGTTTCAGTGATTGGTCAGGTGAATTTGGGTAGAAGTGATGTGGGTTGCAGAGAAATTGGTAATTGTAGTTTTACCAAGAATTTAAATTCAAAGATCTCTTCTTCTGTGAAGATTTCAAAAGTATGTGTTGGCCAAAATATTAAATGGCCTTTAAAATCTTTGAATGGATTCAGTTTGAAAGCCTCTGCTTGTTCACAACTTGAACCAGTTATATCAGAGGAAGATTCTAGCAACAGAAAATCTAAGCCG AATGATGGGGTGAAACTATTTGTTGGATTGCCACTTGATGCTGTTTCAAGTGCTAATACGGTAAACCATGCTCGAGCAATTGCAGCTGGATTAAAAGCGTTGAAGTTACTCGGTGTAGATGGCATAGAACTCCCCGTTTGGTGGGGAGTGGTTGAGAAGGAAGCCAGGGGAAAGTATGATTGGACAGGTTACCTTGCGCTTACTGAAATGATCCAAAAACTGGGTCTTAATCTTCATGTCTCACTTTGCTTCCATGCATCAGAGGAACCGAAAATCCCACTTCCAGAATGGGTTTCTCGGATTGGTGAATCTGACCCTAGTATCTTCTTTAAGGATCGGTCAGGACAACTCTATAAAGATTGTCTCTCATTCGCGGTTACTGATGCTCCTGTTCTTGATGGAAAGACTCCAGTTCAAGTATACAGAGAGTTCTGTGAGAGCTTCAAAGATGCGTTTTCCCCATTCATGGGTTCCACAATCACG GGAATTTCCTTTGGTCTAGGACCAGAAGGTGAGCTTCGCTATCCTTCTCATCACAATCCATCTAAAATGAACAATCATCAGGGAGCTGGTGAATTCCAGTGTTATGATGAATACATGTTGAGTTCTCTCAAACAGTATGCTGAAAACAGTGGAAATCCTCTGTGGGGGTTGGGCGGTCCACATGACGCCCCTGGTTATGATCAACCACCCATGTCAAGCAACTTCTTCAAAGAGCATGGAGGTTCTTGGGGCACGACTTATGGTGACTTTTTCCTTTCTTGGTACTCGGGGCAGCTGATTTCACATGGAAGCAAACTTCTTTCTCTTGCCTCTGAAACTTTCAATGACGTTCCAATCTCGATTTGTGGCAAAATTCCCCTTGTGCACTCTTGGTACAGAACCCAATCCCACCCTAGCGAGCTAACAGCCGGTTTCTATAACACAGTCAACAGAGATGGTTATGAAGCTGTTATTGAGATGCTCGCAAAGCACTCGTGCCAAATTATCTTGCCCGGGATGGATCTTTCAGACCAGCACCAGCCGAATGAATCCCTTTCGAGCCCGGAGTTATTGCTTGCTCAAATCGCAGCATCTTGCAGAAAGCACGGAGTGGAAATCTTGGGGCAAAACTCAATGGTTGCAAATGCCTCAAATGGTTTCGAACAAATAAAGAACTTGTCAGGTGAAAAAGAAGTCATGAGCTTGTTCACATATCAAAGAATGGGTGCTGATTTCTTTTCTCCTGAACATTTCCCTTCATTCACTCAATTCGTTCGGAACCTTAATCAACCAGAATTGGATTCAGATGATCAGCCAATGAAACAGGAAGAACGTGCTGAATCGCTTACTGGTAATAATCTCCAGAAGCAAACAGCTTAG